A single window of Deltaproteobacteria bacterium DNA harbors:
- a CDS encoding GNAT family N-acetyltransferase, with amino-acid sequence MYEVRVVARLSEIARLEWNALVGADGSPFLEWDWLVSLEESGCVTRESGWLPQHLAVRDQQGRLVAACPLYLKGHSMGEFVFDHEWAAAAQRAGIAYYPKVLVAVPFTPATGSRLLTAAGADRPALLRLLSRALRDICERNDLSSVHVNFCRADEAAALREDGFLERAGFQYQWQNAGYATFDDYLEHFRSKRRNQIRREQRELAVQEVTIDVRVGDDIPDEWFPLMFDFYKATIDKLYWGRQYLSPEFFELLRRRFKRNLCFVVALEKGVPIAGTFNVQKAGVFYGRYWGATKELRHLHFNVCYYAAVAHCIASGLQRFEPGAGGEFKTLRGFDPQPTTSMHYVREPRLAAAIERFLVAERREVDRVVGWMQQNSELKPTDVGGE; translated from the coding sequence ATGTACGAAGTGCGGGTGGTGGCCAGGCTCAGCGAGATCGCGCGCCTGGAATGGAATGCACTGGTCGGCGCCGATGGCTCGCCGTTTCTCGAATGGGACTGGTTGGTGTCGCTCGAAGAGTCCGGCTGCGTCACCCGTGAATCCGGCTGGCTACCGCAACATCTCGCCGTGCGCGATCAACAGGGCCGACTCGTGGCGGCGTGTCCGCTCTATTTGAAGGGGCACAGCATGGGTGAGTTCGTGTTCGATCACGAATGGGCGGCCGCCGCTCAACGCGCCGGCATCGCCTACTATCCGAAGGTGTTGGTCGCGGTGCCGTTCACGCCCGCGACCGGCTCGCGCCTGTTGACGGCGGCGGGCGCAGACCGACCCGCGTTGCTGCGGCTGCTCAGCCGCGCTTTGCGCGACATCTGCGAGCGCAACGACCTGTCTTCAGTGCACGTGAATTTCTGCCGCGCCGACGAGGCGGCGGCATTGCGCGAAGACGGCTTCCTCGAACGCGCCGGGTTTCAGTATCAGTGGCAGAATGCCGGCTACGCGACGTTCGACGACTACCTCGAACACTTTCGCAGCAAGCGGCGCAATCAAATTAGACGCGAGCAGCGCGAACTGGCGGTACAAGAGGTGACGATCGACGTGCGAGTGGGCGACGACATTCCCGACGAATGGTTCCCGCTGATGTTCGACTTTTACAAGGCCACGATCGACAAGCTCTACTGGGGGCGACAGTACCTGAGCCCGGAGTTCTTCGAGCTGCTCCGCCGGCGGTTCAAGCGCAACCTGTGCTTCGTGGTCGCGCTGGAGAAAGGGGTACCGATCGCGGGCACCTTCAACGTACAGAAGGCGGGAGTGTTCTATGGCCGCTATTGGGGTGCGACCAAGGAGTTGCGGCATCTGCACTTCAACGTCTGCTACTACGCTGCGGTGGCGCACTGCATCGCCAGCGGGTTGCAACGTTTCGAGCCCGGTGCCGGGGGTGAGTTCAAGACGCTGCGCGGATTCGATCCGCAGCCGACGACGAGCATGCACTACGTCCGCGAGCCGCGGCTGGCGGCTGCGATCGAACGGTTTCTTGTCGCTGAGCGACGCGAGGTCGATCGCGTCGTCGGATGGATGCAACAGAACAGCGAGTTGAAGCCGACGGATGTGGGCGGAGAATGA
- a CDS encoding DUF1501 domain-containing protein yields MAITRRQFLKRTGALTAGSFLSQGLFRNPLFLQQAMAAIGDRYLVVVFLDGGNDGLNTVVPLGDVGSSALRAAYEAARGTGPTGLRLDTGILTQFATDPNTGTPLALHPGMSALLDSTVRPHAAVIQGAGYPSYSLSHDESRTAWQTGNPLGDGAFPNGWVGRYLAANYGSLEIPGVAVRSEVPGEFRQRTTNVLTINRVKDFDFPYDPSFGGDDNAKRTAYLALCDKASSSMQPTFKYIGDSGTSTLLSTESYPQVEGPYNARSDGTTKWYKHYSNSIQGEPVGLNTGFARNLREVAKMIYGVSQGIPAYNPLTTRFFEVANGGYDTHRDQGIDGANDQQNGLHHEVFDALSLFYKDCLDMGVANKVLVLVWSEFSRRIPQNDSGTDHGSQGPVFVIGGTVNGGVAYGNHPNINGVDSGAPQALDDDGNTPYSQAPNNLSDLTLPFRSTDIRDIYGTILKHWLNLDDATTQSFLPLDTGMDPDTFWTVPNFGLGFLP; encoded by the coding sequence ATGGCAATCACGCGACGACAGTTTCTCAAGCGCACAGGGGCACTCACCGCCGGCAGCTTCCTCAGCCAGGGACTGTTCCGCAATCCGCTGTTCTTGCAGCAGGCCATGGCCGCGATCGGCGACCGCTACCTGGTGGTCGTCTTTCTCGACGGCGGCAACGACGGCCTCAACACGGTCGTGCCGCTCGGCGACGTGGGGAGTTCGGCACTGCGGGCTGCCTACGAGGCTGCGCGCGGAACCGGTCCGACGGGCCTGCGGCTCGATACAGGTATCCTGACGCAATTCGCGACTGACCCTAACACCGGCACGCCGCTGGCCTTGCACCCGGGCATGAGCGCGCTGCTCGATTCCACCGTGCGCCCACATGCCGCCGTCATCCAAGGCGCTGGTTATCCGAGCTACAGCCTGTCGCACGACGAGTCGCGGACCGCGTGGCAGACCGGCAATCCGCTCGGCGATGGCGCGTTCCCCAATGGCTGGGTGGGCCGCTATCTCGCCGCCAACTATGGCTCCTTGGAGATTCCCGGCGTCGCGGTTCGCTCGGAGGTGCCTGGGGAGTTCCGCCAGCGCACTACCAACGTGTTGACCATCAATCGCGTAAAAGACTTCGATTTCCCCTACGATCCCTCCTTCGGCGGCGACGACAACGCGAAGCGGACGGCGTACCTTGCCCTCTGCGACAAGGCCTCCAGCTCCATGCAACCAACGTTCAAGTACATCGGCGACAGCGGCACCAGTACGTTGTTGAGCACCGAAAGCTACCCGCAAGTCGAAGGCCCGTACAACGCGCGATCCGATGGAACGACCAAGTGGTACAAGCACTACTCGAACAGCATCCAAGGCGAACCAGTCGGGCTCAATACCGGCTTCGCCCGCAATCTCCGCGAAGTCGCCAAGATGATCTACGGCGTCAGCCAAGGCATCCCTGCCTATAATCCGCTTACCACCCGCTTCTTCGAAGTCGCCAATGGCGGCTATGATACCCATCGCGATCAGGGGATCGATGGGGCCAACGATCAACAGAACGGCCTGCATCACGAAGTCTTCGACGCGCTCTCGCTCTTCTACAAAGACTGCCTCGACATGGGCGTGGCGAACAAGGTACTCGTGCTGGTGTGGAGCGAATTCAGCCGGCGCATCCCGCAGAACGACAGCGGTACCGATCACGGCTCGCAAGGCCCCGTGTTCGTGATCGGCGGTACGGTCAACGGGGGCGTCGCGTACGGCAACCATCCCAACATCAACGGCGTCGATTCCGGTGCGCCGCAAGCCCTCGACGACGACGGCAACACGCCGTACTCCCAAGCGCCGAACAATCTGTCGGACCTGACCCTGCCCTTCCGCTCCACCGACATCCGCGACATCTACGGGACTATTCTAAAGCACTGGCTCAACCTTGACGACGCGACCACTCAGAGTTTCTTGCCGCTCGACACCGGGATGGACCCGGACACATTCTGGACCGTCCCGAACTTTGGTCTCGGTTTCTTGCCTTGA